The genome window GGAAGGCGAGCGCCAGCATCTTCGTGGTCGGGTGCTTTTGCACGAAAGCGGAGATCGGGCCCGAGGCGATATACATCGCGATCATCGCAATCACGACGGCGGCGACCATCACTTCGATGTGTTCGGCCATTCCGATGGCGGTAACGATGGAATCCACTGAAAACACCATGTCGATGACGATGATCTGGGCGATTACCGCGCCGAACCCGGCTGCTGCAGCAGAAGAGGTGTTGTCCTGGTGCCCCTCGATCCCTTGATGAATTTCATGTGTCCCCTTCACAAGCAGGAAGAGACCTCCGGCGAGCAGGATAAGGTCGCGCCAGGAGATCGCTTCGCCGAGCACGCTGAAGACCGGTGCGGTCAGGCCGATCAGCAGCGTGAGCACGGACAGAAGCGCGATGCGGAAAACCAGCGCAAGCGCCAAACCGATCTGGCGGGCGCGCATCGCCGTCTTCGGCTCCAGGCGGGCAACGATCACCGAAATGAAGATGATGTTGTCGATGCCGAGAACGATTTCCATCACCGTCAGGGTGAGAAGGCTCGCCCAGACGGCTGGATCGTACAGAAGATCAATCATGGAAACGCCTCACGCATAGCAGAGCGGTCTTGGCCGTTCGCAGCCGACCATCCGGTAGTCGCAGAAACGCTGGGGTCTGCCAACTCCGGCGGGACGCGTTTCAGCGCAGGGCGTCGAGAAGCTGTTGAACGGCCGAGACCAGGAGAAGATAGAGGCTCGATCCGGCCAGCAGCCATTTCACCAAACCTTCGGCCGAAAGCCCGTTGGCGATGGCAAGACCCGCACCGATGAACCAGAGCAGCGTGACAAAGAGCGTAAGCGGGCGCCAACGCGCAACGCGCACCGGATGCACGAAACGGATCGGCGCGAAGGTAAGCGCGCACAAGACAATGATACTGACGATGGTGAAGACTTCAGAGGAGGACAGCACCATAAGACCGAAGACTGCCATGTTCCAACCGGTCGGAAAGCCCTTGAAGGAGCCGTCCGGCTGCTTCATGCCGTTGTCTGCAAAATAAAGCGCGCCGGTAAAGACGATCAGACCGCCGCAAATCC of Stappia sp. ES.058 contains these proteins:
- a CDS encoding TerC family protein encodes the protein MIDLLYDPAVWASLLTLTVMEIVLGIDNIIFISVIVARLEPKTAMRARQIGLALALVFRIALLSVLTLLIGLTAPVFSVLGEAISWRDLILLAGGLFLLVKGTHEIHQGIEGHQDNTSSAAAAGFGAVIAQIIVIDMVFSVDSIVTAIGMAEHIEVMVAAVVIAMIAMYIASGPISAFVQKHPTTKMLALAFLLLIGVALIADGLGFHIPRGYIYFAMAFSAGVEIINILAASRRKAKSQA
- a CDS encoding phosphatidylcholine/phosphatidylserine synthase, with the protein product MAKGKLADAETGVTGRLKSAHPLFLIHVLTALGAPVALLALLAGAQGDWGMLFVWLGVALVIDGVDGPLARRFDIANRMPQWSGASLDFVIDYATYVFLPAFALAGSGMVSSPWNWICGGLIVFTGALYFADNGMKQPDGSFKGFPTGWNMAVFGLMVLSSSEVFTIVSIIVLCALTFAPIRFVHPVRVARWRPLTLFVTLLWFIGAGLAIANGLSAEGLVKWLLAGSSLYLLLVSAVQQLLDALR